Genomic segment of Salvia hispanica cultivar TCC Black 2014 chromosome 2, UniMelb_Shisp_WGS_1.0, whole genome shotgun sequence:
TCACGCACCCGTCTTCTTTCGCAACAATAAACATACCGCTAGTGTATCGAGTTTCATCCCCGCTCAGCACCACCTTGTGGATTGGAGCATGCAGTCGCCCGTTTGTCCATGCCTGTAAATGACGCGTATCGgtgaagtaaaatatgagattcattacaaatgaaaaggccaaaaagttacaaaaaaaaattatgatctccattcatgaaaaaatagtctcaGCGGTAGATCACGAAGGAAATAGATGTTTTGAGTACGTtgttaaaaaatggaaaaataagattattttttgtaaacgAGGATAGTAGTAACATACTTGGAGACAGGTCGCGACTAGGACAACGAATGAATCGAGTGATGTTGTATCTCCAGGGATCCAAGTTTTGCCATCTTTGGTAAGAATCTGCAAACCCTTAACATGACTGAACTCATGTATTGTGGTGATGAAGTTCTTGTCTATATGGTCACGTAATGCGAGCGTTGAGTGAGGCGTTCGAGGTGGGTCGTACTTCTGGAAACGAAAGAGGTAATCCGTGGAGTTGAAGTGTTCGTCTATGTATTTTTCCAATCCAAGACTCTCCAACACCATCCGCCTCACAATCTTGTCCATTTCAGACAGTTTCTTACAATATAATTGTAAATCTTTGCTGTTACAATAGTACAATCAAGAAGGAAATAATTTGTCTTAATGCACAATTTTTTTAGTCAAAATTTAATGTTAGAtgaaaacttaaaatataatgCACCCCAGTTGATGTTTgcaaataaacacaaacaatattcaacaaaaatttaatgtaaaaagGAAACTATGTAGAACACTAGTATATAAGTATCATATGCGAAACTATTATATGAATCTCAATAGTCAATTCATCAAAAGTTAGCAACATTAACCTTTTTAGTAGATCCACATGTAAAAATGGCCATCAAGAtggtaatattaataaattaaattttaaaaaggattAAACCTGAAAGTGGGATTGCCTTGATCAGGCCACATGAGGTTGGTGAAGGTGTCGACTACGTGAGGCGAGAGGGCGCCATCGATGCCGATACTTTCTATAAGTGGACCGGAATGATTATGGCCAACATAGCCATGTAAAGGTCTGTGTGAATTTTTGTTAAGTTCTTTGATGGCTAAAGGGAGAtctaaaatttgttgaatCCCATCACCAATTGATTTCCTCAACTCAAGAGGAATGTTACTGAATGTAGCTTCAAAACACCCATATTCTTGAAGGGCTTCTCGAATTTGGATTTTGGTTGATTCCCACCTTGGAGAATCATTTTCTCCTAGGTTGCTCAAATCAATCAAAGGAAGCTTCATGCTTACaccactcatttttatgaataaataccTATGTAGCTCTCTTCTTGTAGGAAAACTCAAATGATCTTGGTCGTGGTTATggtataattttcattttataggGCTATTTATAGATCATGGTTGTGGTTATGCtttgttcggtttgcaagattgtacccgagattaaatttgtagtgtgtttggttcatgataTTCAATCCCACAACTCAATCTTAGATAGATCATGAggtaattagtcatagctaacccctacgactaaaataatctcacaactcaatcttagattatatcttggtattattttatcttggaaaccaAACAGTTGGCggttaaattattaattaaaatgctcATTTAGTAGGGATTGGTAAGCATAAATACTTGTTAACATAGTACGGACCGAACTAACCTAATCTAATCTAATACAGGCTCAAATATGACCCACAACAACTAACtctatactactactactactattttaactatttgtactttaattttaatctttttaaaattatattcgctcaatttatttatatatttttcaaaatctctttgcaattgatttttttttaaataattttaggaagataaatttgaatatgcatatttaatgtttaatcTGTCTCATATAAATAGTCCACTTCTATATTTGGTGacttttttctctaataaagTGGAGTTCATTCTCCACTACTCCAatcactttctctctcaatttctctcatattttaccaattttgcatcaACCCATGTCATCCCAAAAGTgtctaataaatatataaaatacagttaaaattggaaaattataGGAATgtatatgatttaattttcaaataaaccaatttttaatttggaatactacaattaaataaaaaaatttcaaaaatacatttttaaaaaaatgataaaacaatactttaatttatggGTTACCCAACCTAGCTTGGGCTAGATTGAGTCTAAATTTATAGAAAGATAATGCAGCCCAATCTAGCCTACTTTAGTCATGGACCTGGGTCTAGAATGGTCTGGGCATGCGCCGCCAATTGACAACTCCGAAAAAGATGTAATGTGAtgg
This window contains:
- the LOC125204408 gene encoding probable 2-oxoglutarate-dependent dioxygenase AOP1: MSGVSMKLPLIDLSNLGENDSPRWESTKIQIREALQEYGCFEATFSNIPLELRKSIGDGIQQILDLPLAIKELNKNSHRPLHGYVGHNHSGPLIESIGIDGALSPHVVDTFTNLMWPDQGNPTFSKDLQLYCKKLSEMDKIVRRMVLESLGLEKYIDEHFNSTDYLFRFQKYDPPRTPHSTLALRDHIDKNFITTIHEFSHVKGLQILTKDGKTWIPGDTTSLDSFVVLVATCLQAWTNGRLHAPIHKVVLSGDETRYTSGMFIVAKEDGCVIKTPEELVDEDHPLLYKPFDYYKFNDFTLTDAGRASIDALKEYCGA